A genomic stretch from Anser cygnoides isolate HZ-2024a breed goose chromosome 30, Taihu_goose_T2T_genome, whole genome shotgun sequence includes:
- the LOC136787745 gene encoding olfactory receptor 14A16-like — translation MPNSSSVSEFLLLAFADTRELQLLHFALFLGIYLAALLGNGLILTAVACDHRLHTPMYFFLLNLALLDLGCISTTLPKAMANALWDSRAISYQGCAAQVFFFVFLLGAEYSLLTIMAYDRYIAICKPLHYGSLVGSRACAQMAAAAWGSGFLYSVLHTASTFSLPLCQGNAVDQFFCEIPQILKLSCSESCLREVVLLAVSLCLAFACFVFISFSYVRIFRAVLRMPSSQGRHKAFSTCLPHLAIVSLTLSTAMVAYLKPSSNFSSFFDLVVSFLYSVVPPAVNPFIYSMRNQELKNALWKLFGYMLLQHQ, via the coding sequence atgcccaacagcagctctgtgagcgagttcctcctgctggcatttgcagacacgcgcgagctgcagctcctgcacttcgcgctcttcctgggcatctacctggctgccctcctgggcaacggcctcatcctcaccgccgtcgcctgcgaccaccgcctccacacccccatgtacttcttcctcctcaacctcgccctcctcgacctgggctgcatctccaccactctgcccaaagccatggccaatgccctctgggactccagggccatctcctatcagggatgtgctgcacaggtcttcttttttgttttcttgcttggagcagagtattcccttctcaccatcatggcctacgaccgctacattgccatctgcaagcccctgcactacgggagcctcgtgggcagcagagcttgtgcccagatggcagcagctgcctggggcagtggctttctctattctgtcctgcacacagccagtacattttcattgcccctctgccaaggcaatgctgtggaccagttcttctgtgaaatcccccagattcTCAAGCTCTCTTGCTCAGAGTCATGCCTCAGGGAGGTTGTCCTTCTTGCAGTTAGTCTCTGTTTAGcatttgcatgttttgttttcatttcattttcttatgtgcgtatcttcagggcagtgctgaggatgccctcttctcagggccggcacaaagccttttccacgtgcctcccgCACCTGGCCATTGTCTCTCTGACTCTCAGTACAGCCATggttgcctacctgaagccctcCTCCAACTTTTCCTCATTCTTTGACCTGGTGGTATCgtttctgtactcggtggtgcctccagcagtgaaccccttcatctacagcatgaggaaccaaGAGCTCAAGAATGCCTTGTGGAAACTCTTTGGATACATGCTTCTTCAGCATCAGTAA